DNA sequence from the Streptomyces sp. MST-110588 genome:
CCGGCCACTGCGGCGGCTGGGAGGGCTGTGCGGAGGGTGGCGGCTGCGCAGGCGCCGGCGGCTGCGCAGGGCGGGACGGCGGCAGTGGTCGCAGATACGGATTCGTCTCGGCGTGCGGCGGCCGGTGCACCGGGGAGGGGGTGTACGGCCCCGGCTCGGCGGGCCCGTAACCGCCCTGTCCTTGCCCTTGCCTCCGCCCCCGCCCCCGCGTCTCGTACGTCCCGTAGGCCGCGGGCCCGTAAGCAGACGGCCCGGAGGCTTCGGGCATACCGGGCACCCCGGCGGGCCGCCCGTCCTCGTACCCGTATCCGTACCCGTCGTCCCTCCGGTCCTCGGGAGGCCGTGCCGCCACCATGGCCCGGTGCCCCGCGGCCCCCGTCGCACAGGCCAGCAGCGCGCCCAGCAGCCCCGCCGCCGCGCCCCACACCGCCCCCAGCGCCAGTGCCATCGGCACGCTGCCGCGCAGCTCGACACTCGCCCCCACGGCGTCGAACCCGAAGACCGAGAGTCCGGCGTCGGCCGAGACATGCGTCAGACGGACCAGCAGCGGCAGGGCGAGCGCGGTCGCCCCCGCCAGCGGCAGCGCGCAGCGGAGCGCGTACGACAGCACCGGTACACCCTTCCGGGGCGTGCGGACCGCCGTGAACACCCCGGCCAGCAGCATCGCCAGCGCCGCCGCGACGGCCAGCAGCCAGACCCGGCCGTCCAGCTCGGCCATCCGCCCGACGGTGATCACCTTGCCGTTCCCGCCGGCCAGCAGCCGGTCGACCGGGTCCGGCAGCAGATGCGTCAGTACGCCGGAGGCGGTGCCGCGCCAGGGGACGAAAAGGCCGAGCGGCAGGCCGAGCCAGACGCCGTTCGGGGCGCCGAGCAGGGCCCCGCCCAGGACCCGCCGCGGGTGGTCGTCACCGATCGCGGCGTACGCGCCCGCCGCCAGCCCGGCGGCCACCGCCAGCACCAGGACCGCGACGAGCGAGGAGACCGCGGGCTGTACGAGCCGGCGGGCGCGGTCCAGCGCGCGGGGGAGCAGGGCCCGCCGGTCGGCCGCGAGCGCGATGATCAGCACGCCCAGCACCCAGACGGCGCCGCCCACGAGCGAGGCGCCGGTGTTCACCTGGAAGCCCACGGCCGCCTTGGCGTCGATGAGGTCCGCGATACGGCCCGGGAGGCCGCCGTCGCCACCGTCCCCACCGCCACCGTCCCCACCGCCCCCGATTCCGCCGAGGCCGAGGTCGCCCAGGCCGTCCCGGAGCTTGTCGATCAGCCCTCCGCCTCCGCCCCCGGCGCCTCCCCCAGGCCACCCAGACCCCCCAGGCCGCCCAGCGTCTTGCCGTCGATTGTTATGGAGTCGTGTCCGGCCCAGGCCAGCCCGCCGAGCAGGGCCACGAACAGTGCCGCCAACACTCCGATGCGCACCGCCAGTTCGGGCCCGCCCAGCACGCCGGCCCGGCGCAGCGAGCGTACGAAGATCCATCCGAGCAGCAGAGCCCCCACGAGACTCACACCCAACGGCGCGATGTCAATGGCGGTTCTGGTCGCCTCACCTTTCAGTCCGAAGGCGCTCACATCGCCGGAAGGCGTCACGGAACCGCCCACGGCCAGCGCGACGGCCGCCGCCGTCATCGCGCCGAGCGAACCGGCCGCATCCGCGTCCAGCAGATGCAGTCCCAGCGCCGCGATGCCGGCCATCGCGAGAAAAGCCCAGCTCACCGCGGCGACGGCGGACAGCACCGCGTCACCCCAGCGAATCCGTGTGGTCTCCCCGACGGTCATGGCAGCCCCCGATCGGTACCGACTTGCCCGGAACGCGCATGATCCGTTGATCCGTACGGATCCATGGGCGCTTCCTACTCTCCGGGGGTGTTTCGCCGCCGTCAACGGGACCGTCGCACAGGCCCTCCACGGCCCGGTTTCCGCTCCGGGCACCGCGCCTGAAATAGTTCCCCACGATGTTCGCCATCCCTAGACTTCCCATACAGGGCGTCACTCGGGGGACTATGTAATGGGGCATGGAGTGCCTGAACTCGTACTCGAATTGAACGGAAGGACCTGGACGCTCGATCCGTCCCGGTCCTACAGCCTGGGCCGTGACCCGCAGGGCGACATGGTGCTCGACGACGCCAGAGTCTCCTGGCGGCACGCCACCGTCCGCTGGGACGGGCGCAGTTGGCTCATCGAAGACCAGGGCAGCACCAACGGGACGTACGTCCAGGGCCGGCGGATCCACCAGATGGAGATCGGCCCCGGCTCGACCGTGCACCTGGGCAACGCCACCGACGGCCCCCGGCTGACCCTGTCGGGCAGTGCCGCCCCGGCCGCCGACCTCTACAGCGCGCACACGGCCATGGCTCCGCGGCAGAGCCGGCCGGCCCCGGCGCAGCAGGGCGGCCCGGGCTGGGCGGCGCCGCCGCAGGCCCAGCAGCCGCCCGTACAGCAGCCGCCGCTCCACCAGGCCCCGGCCCAGCAGGGCTGGCAGCCGCCTCAGCAGCAGGCGCCGCAGGCACCGTACGTCCCGCAGCAGCAGTCGCCCTCGCAGCAGTACCCCCAGCAGCAGACGCCGCAGCAGCAGATGCCGCAGCAGGGGATCCCGCGTCAGGGCGCGGCGGCCGGGCAGACCCGGGAGCGCCCAGGGCGCGAGGGCGGCGCCGTGGGCCCGGGGCCGGGCGGTGCCGTGCCGCCGGTCTACGGCGACCGCAGCCCGACCACCTTCCACCGCCTGGACCTCGGCCGCGTCATGCGCATCGGCCGTGCCCTGGAGAACGAGCTGGTCGTCTCCGACCTCCAGGTCTCCCGCTACCACGCGGAATTCCGGGCCACGCCCGACGGCCGCTTCGAGATCCGCGACCTGGGCAGCCACAACGGTACGTACGTCAACGGCCAGCCGGTCCCCAAGTCCGGCAGCACCCTCATCGGCCCGAACGACATCATCGGCGTCGGTCACTCCACCTTCCGGCTGGTCGAGGACCGCCTGGAGGAGTTCGTCGACACCGGTGAGGTCTCCTTCTCGGCCCGCCACCTCACCGTCACCGTCGAGGGCGGCAAGCAGATCCTCAAGGACGTCTCCTTCGGCGTCCCGGAGAAGTCGCTGATCGCCGTCATCGGCCCGTCCGGCTCCGGCAAGTCGACCCTGCTCAAGGCGCTGACCGGCTACCGCCCGGCGGACCAGGGCGACGTCCTGTACGACAACCGGAACCTGTACAAGCAGTTCGCCGAGCTGCGCCAGCGCATCGGCCTGGTCCCGCAGGACGACATCCTCCACAAGGAGCTGACCGTCCAGAAGGCCCTGCGGTACGCGGCCAAGCTCCGCTTCCCCGGCGACACCGCCGAGGCCGAGCGCGAGGCCCGTATCGACGAGGTGCTGCGCGAGCTCAAGCTCGACATCCACAAGGACAAGAAGGTCACCTCGCTCTCCGGCGGCCAGCGCAAGCGTGTCTCGGTGGCCCTGGAGCTGCTGACCAAGCCGTCGCTGATCTTCCTGGACGAGCCGACCTCCGGCCTGGACCCGGGCATGGACCGCGACGTCATGCAGTTGCTGCGCGGACTGGCCGACGACGGCCGTACGG
Encoded proteins:
- a CDS encoding streptophobe family protein; the protein is MGRTRLHNNRRQDAGRPGGSGWPGGGAGGGGGGLIDKLRDGLGDLGLGGIGGGGDGGGGDGGDGGLPGRIADLIDAKAAVGFQVNTGASLVGGAVWVLGVLIIALAADRRALLPRALDRARRLVQPAVSSLVAVLVLAVAAGLAAGAYAAIGDDHPRRVLGGALLGAPNGVWLGLPLGLFVPWRGTASGVLTHLLPDPVDRLLAGGNGKVITVGRMAELDGRVWLLAVAAALAMLLAGVFTAVRTPRKGVPVLSYALRCALPLAGATALALPLLVRLTHVSADAGLSVFGFDAVGASVELRGSVPMALALGAVWGAAAGLLGALLACATGAAGHRAMVAARPPEDRRDDGYGYGYEDGRPAGVPGMPEASGPSAYGPAAYGTYETRGRGRRQGQGQGGYGPAEPGPYTPSPVHRPPHAETNPYLRPLPPSRPAQPPAPAQPPPSAQPSQPPQWPGAPQPPQPPGPQEWPGGREQTEPSGQEQAWPPEREQPGQGQSGQAQPPPDRYSAPTVSGVPMPPPARPRKPPRRDRYEPPGEPPPPGRPGGRR
- a CDS encoding streptophobe family protein, whose amino-acid sequence is MTVGETTRIRWGDAVLSAVAAVSWAFLAMAGIAALGLHLLDADAAGSLGAMTAAAVALAVGGSVTPSGDVSAFGLKGEATRTAIDIAPLGVSLVGALLLGWIFVRSLRRAGVLGGPELAVRIGVLAALFVALLGGLAWAGHDSITIDGKTLGGLGGLGGLGEAPGAEAEG
- a CDS encoding FHA domain-containing protein, which encodes MGHGVPELVLELNGRTWTLDPSRSYSLGRDPQGDMVLDDARVSWRHATVRWDGRSWLIEDQGSTNGTYVQGRRIHQMEIGPGSTVHLGNATDGPRLTLSGSAAPAADLYSAHTAMAPRQSRPAPAQQGGPGWAAPPQAQQPPVQQPPLHQAPAQQGWQPPQQQAPQAPYVPQQQSPSQQYPQQQTPQQQMPQQGIPRQGAAAGQTRERPGREGGAVGPGPGGAVPPVYGDRSPTTFHRLDLGRVMRIGRALENELVVSDLQVSRYHAEFRATPDGRFEIRDLGSHNGTYVNGQPVPKSGSTLIGPNDIIGVGHSTFRLVEDRLEEFVDTGEVSFSARHLTVTVEGGKQILKDVSFGVPEKSLIAVIGPSGSGKSTLLKALTGYRPADQGDVLYDNRNLYKQFAELRQRIGLVPQDDILHKELTVQKALRYAAKLRFPGDTAEAEREARIDEVLRELKLDIHKDKKVTSLSGGQRKRVSVALELLTKPSLIFLDEPTSGLDPGMDRDVMQLLRGLADDGRTVLVVTHSVAELALCDKLLVMAPGGGVAYFGPPEEALNFFQYDTWADVFSAFENYRDYDWMGRWRGSPHYQMYAADIDAVAPQSVAVQPPPARMQKSQSWGSQLWTLMRRYVSVLASDRGFLGLMLILPAVLGVVSILIPSDFGLGYGPVKKGRTNRDASTIMLILAVGMCFSGAANSVRELIKERVIYERERATGLSRSAYLMSKVIVLGVVTAVQGVIIAAIGFTPRKMPTEGVLFKDLPAVEMALAIIALGFTSMMFGLIISALVKTAEKTMPLLVMFAIVQVVFTGVLFQLFDTVGVAQVAWLMPSRWAVAAMGATADMNTLLPWEAGNPDPLWKHTTGVYVMDMIILLGLGVALAFVVARLLRRHEPEVMRK